A DNA window from Anastrepha ludens isolate Willacy chromosome 6, idAnaLude1.1, whole genome shotgun sequence contains the following coding sequences:
- the LOC128867800 gene encoding uncharacterized protein LOC128867800, with protein sequence MAALTISRRREVMQKAGWKIDQHDEACYIDIDESEDEALAVDDNNYSHWNTLPDILLEEIFSYLTYRERYYASLVCKHWYNAFYLPMVWYNFLVDDRTLTRAKYNYYSGWQYCLDHMRTQNCLSRVGKYLRGLEFRPEHSFNNIFQFMTMLSWSMEKGSGVKPPADLKDVGSRIRSLVYVFPCNMSQANDPEGIKLFGTGGQLLKGLKELLSKLRDLRTLKLIDFVLERFEAKHLLDEVLEACCTKMRVLNLVNVTTTHCPIMHVGLFINLQILTISPQNIDDDVLLLLADTKLKHLHLLQNRYTSTYLSISPCTVKAWRQLKRDNPRLKVHLRVESMGDGEVVFQPEAPVYSITYESPKSKIKTDFILRMVDNYKTRLSVYGYEMLPRFTSPKPFHNRVDSLMMLISRQCFNLHTLFIREKVSTSTVLLIARTAKNLRRLHVRRFAVIIRCDWPRHPEWTDEFYIWLRHTSRSYESVEREVSQILGHEWNFLSDCEYKQLQVDVRREF encoded by the exons ATGGCCGCTCTAACCATATCCCGTCGCAGGGAAGTAATGCAAAAAGCCGGTTGGAAGATTGACCAACACGATGAGG CTTGCTACATTGACATTGATGAAAGCGAAGATGAAGCACTGGCAGTAGACGATAACAACTACTCGCACTGGAATACTTTACCGGACATATTGTTGGAGGAGATTTTCTCATATCTAACTTACAGAGAGCGCTACTATGCAAGTTTG GTATGCAAGCATTGGTATAACGCCTTTTATCTGCCCATGGTTTGGTACAACTTTCTAGTTGACGATCGAACACTCACACGCGCTAAGTATAACTACTACTCAGGCTGGCAATATTGTTTAGATCACATGCGTACGCAGAATTGTCTTTCACGAGTTGGTAAATATTTGCGCGGGTTGGAATTCCGACCAGAGCATAGCttcaataacatttttcaattcatgACAATGCTCTCATGGAGTATGGAAAAA ggttCTGGTGTGAAACCACCAGCTGATCTTAAGGATGTTGGCTCGCGCATACGATCTCTTGTCTATGTGTTTCCCTGCAATATGTCGCAAGCGAACGATCCAGAAGGCATCAAACTCTTCGGCACTGGCGGTCAATTGCTCAAAGGTCTCAAGGAACTGTTGTCTAAATTACGTGATCTACGCACTTTGAAACTAATTGATTTTGTATTGGAACGCTTCGAGGCAAAACATCTGCTCGATGAAGTGCTGGAGGCGTGCTGCACGAAGATGCGCGTACTGAATCTGGTGAATGTCACAACCACTCACTGTCCAATAATGCATGTGGGGCTGTTCATCAACTTGCAG ATTCTGACGATTTCGCCACAAAACATAGACGACGATGTTTTGTTGCTATTAGCCGATACAAAACTGAAACATCTGCATTTGTTGCAAAACCGTTACACTTCCACGTATTTATCCATTTCGCCCTGCACTGTGAAGGCGTGGCGACAGCTGAAACGTGATAATCCCAGGCTAAAAGTGCATCTGCGCGTCGAATCGATGGGCGATGGCGAAGTTGTTTTTCAGCCAGAAGCGCCAGTGTACAGCATCACCTACGAGTCACCAAAATCGAAG ATCAAAACTGATTTCATCCTGCGTATGGTGGATAATTATAAAACTAGGCTCAGCGTTTATGGGTATGAGATGCTGCCCCGTTTTACTAGTCCCAAGCCGTTTCACAATCGAGTCGATAGCCTGATGATGCTGATTAGTCGACAATGTTTCAATCTGCATACTTTG tTTATACGCGAGAAAGTGTCTACCTCCACAGTGTTGCTGATTGCGCGAACCGCCAAAAACTTGCGTCGGCTCCATGTGCGTCGCTTTGCGGTCATTATACGCTGCGATTGGCCGCGACATCCAGAATGGACTGATGAGTTCTATATTTGGCTGAGGCACACGTCGCGCTCCTATGAATCGGTAGAGCGCGAGGTGTCACAGATACTTGGCCATGAGTGGAATTTTCTCAGTGATTGTGAGTACAAGCAACTTCAGGTGGATGTGCGAAGAGAGTTCTAA